The following coding sequences lie in one Rutidosis leptorrhynchoides isolate AG116_Rl617_1_P2 chromosome 4, CSIRO_AGI_Rlap_v1, whole genome shotgun sequence genomic window:
- the LOC139842548 gene encoding uncharacterized protein: MTYLGIPLGIKMNKSSAWLPIIEKFRKMLADWKIFHTNHDSLWARIIVNIYGTGRGLGSTNNLQFAGNTIWTNIVKVGQKIDNFGIAFSTSITKSISNESTTKFWTYSWMGSDPLKDVFNRLFVLESDKMDLVQDRVIFTEETRRFNWQWCREPRGRAIDEVEAIENLINAVSLNPNAEDKISWNLDADGIFSTKSLASQIDGKKLQVGNNVIETVRNKLIPQKVSIFVWRAKLQRLPVRFELDKRGIDINTLLYPICGDEVEKVDHVLIQCRKVVEF; encoded by the exons ATGACATACCTTGGTATACCTTTGGGAATTAAGATGAATAAATCTAGTGCTTGGTTGCCGATTATTGAAAAGTTTAGGAAAATGCTCGCGGATTGGAAG ATATTCCACACAAACCACGACTCCCTTTGGGCTAGAATCATTGTCAATATTTATGGGACGGGTAGGGGGTTGGGTTCGACTAATAATCTACAGTTCGCAGGAAATACAATTTGGACAAATATTGTGAAAGTTGGCCAGAAGATAGATAACTTCGGTATCGCTTTTTCAACATCAATCACAAAGAGCATTAGCAACGAAAGCACAACTAAATTCTGGACATATTCGTGGATGGGCAGTGATCCCCTAAAAGACGTTTTCAACAGATTGTTCGTACTTGAATCGGATAAAATGGATTTGGTCCAAGATAGGGTGATATTTACAGAAGAAACGCGCAGATTCAATTGGCAATGGTGTAGGGAACCAAGAGGGAGAGCTATTGATGAAGTCGAAGCAATAGAAAACCTAATCAATGCGGTCTCTTTGAATCCGAACGCAGAAGACAAAATTAGTTGGAACCTTGATGCTGATGGCATATTCTCAACAAAGAGTTTAGCCTCTCAAATCGATGGTAAAAAGCTCCAAGTAGGTAATAATGTCATAGAAACCGTACGCAACAAACTTATTCCTCAAAAGGTTTCAATCTTCGTTTGGCGAGCAAAACTTCAAAGGTTACCGGTCCGATTTGAACTAGATAAACGAGGTATCGACATAAACACCTTGTTATATCCAATTTGTGGCGATGAAGTTGAAAAGGTCGATCATGTGTTAATACAATGTAGAAAAGTGGTAGAATTTTAG